The genomic stretch TCAGTCATGTTTTCGTGATCAGTCTCTGTGACCACGAAGATACACGGCGCGACCGGAACCACCCGGTCGTCGTCAGCGGAGGCCGATAAAGCCTAGCATCCGTCCCGGCGTGCCCCCCTCGGCACGGTAGGAGTAGAAGCGGTCGTCGGCGACCGTGCACTCGCCTGACGTCTCGACATCGGCCACGCCCGCCTCGGCGAGCTGGCGCGCGAGGTCGCCTCGGAGGTCGACGTGCGGCCGGGGCCACTCGGGACGACGCACGACCACAGCGGGATCGAATCGCGCCGCCACCTCCTCGCCCACCTCGAATGCCTCCGTCGAGATGCAGGGGGCGAGGTAGGCCTGCATCCGTGTCGGCTCAGCGCCGAGCGCCTCCATCGCCTGCACCGTCCCGCCGACGATCCCGGCCACCGTTCCACGCCATCCGCTGTGACAGGCCCCCACTACGCCCGCTTCGGCATCGGCGAGCAGAACCAGTGCACAGTCGGCCGCGATCACGCTGAGAAGGAGCCCTGGCCGGTCGGTCACCAGACCGTCGTGCGCCTCCACGTGCCCAGCCTCGCGCACAGTCGCCACATCGGCCCCGTGGACCTGACCGACGGAGGCGATGGGCAACCCGGTCGCATCCCCGAGGCGAGCGCGGGCAGCAGCGAGTCCTTCGTCGGCCGGAGAGAAAACGCGCGTCGTGAACCCGGCGACGAGGCGCGGGTCAGCGGCGAGGGCAGGACGCAGGATCGACTCGGTCATGATTGCAGGGCGGAGAGTGCGGCCTCACGAGCGACGTCGAGAGGGAACTCGCGACCGGTCCACAGACGGTACGCGGCCCCGGCCTGTCCCAACAACATCGGCAGCCCTCCGATGGTGGTCGCTCCTCGGGACGCGGCGGCGTCCAAGAAGGGGGTCTGGGCCGGTCGGTAGACGAGATCGTACACGACCTGCTCCGGTCGGAAGTCGTCGGCGCCAGGCCATGGCGTCCGTCCGTCGCCCATCCCCAGGGGAGTGGCGTTGACCACCAGATCGGCCTCACGGACACTCGAGGCCGCCGTCCCAGGCGTCGCGACCTGCATTTTTGCTCGGCCCGCTGCCGTCTCGAGGTCGGCGGCCAGCGCCTCAGCCTGCTCTGGCCGACGTGCCACCAGGGTCACCTTGGCTGCTTCTAGCGCTGTCAGCACGCCGTAGACCACCGCTCTCGCCGCGCCGCCTGCGCCAAACACCACCACCCGTGCGCCCTCCAGCCTGCTCCGATGCGCGTCGAGCGGTGCGAGAAACCCCGCTACATCGGTGTTGTCGGCTCGCCACCCCTCGGGGGTTCGGACGAGG from Rubrivirga sp. SAORIC476 encodes the following:
- a CDS encoding polyphenol oxidase family protein, coding for MTESILRPALAADPRLVAGFTTRVFSPADEGLAAARARLGDATGLPIASVGQVHGADVATVREAGHVEAHDGLVTDRPGLLLSVIAADCALVLLADAEAGVVGACHSGWRGTVAGIVGGTVQAMEALGAEPTRMQAYLAPCISTEAFEVGEEVAARFDPAVVVRRPEWPRPHVDLRGDLARQLAEAGVADVETSGECTVADDRFYSYRAEGGTPGRMLGFIGLR
- a CDS encoding shikimate dehydrogenase is translated as MVLLGESIGYSLSPTLHNAAFAHDGIDCVYLACSVESSGVRAAMDGLWALGARGANVTIPHKQQALACATEATPTAQALGAANTLVRTPEGWRADNTDVAGFLAPLDAHRSRLEGARVVVFGAGGAARAVVYGVLTALEAAKVTLVARRPEQAEALAADLETAAGRAKMQVATPGTAASSVREADLVVNATPLGMGDGRTPWPGADDFRPEQVVYDLVYRPAQTPFLDAAASRGATTIGGLPMLLGQAGAAYRLWTGREFPLDVAREAALSALQS